In one window of Bacteriovorax sp. BAL6_X DNA:
- the rimO gene encoding 30S ribosomal protein S12 methylthiotransferase RimO — translation MSEISSQVNQKFNDRTVYFTSLGCSKNLVDAQVMLGHMGLNGFNVVTEPQDSEVIVVNTCSFIEAAKQESIEMILDLADYKDEEVGNCKALVVSGCMAQRYSDELEKSLPEVDMFIGTGEYNKIVPLLTALENNKLEKKSFVEVPRFIHTEFDPRLNTSPFYTAWLKISEGCNRNCTFCIIPTLRGRLRSRTVESLVEEAKKLSETGVRELNLISQDLSDYGVDLSDENNLFELLSGLETVDGVDWVRLFYFYPDELTDEVIEKMATSSKVCKYLDMPVQHFSDYVLKRMNRKITGEKIMERITKLRERIPGIVLRTSIIVGFPGESEEDFEKLLEGIKQARFNHLGIFRYSDEEGTPAYRLKDKNSQEVIDERFDRLYEVQKEIARELNQEFLGQTVEVLVEGTHEDTDLLIVGRHFGQAPDIDGKVIINDLNERDLKIGDLVKIEITDVLDFDLVGRVI, via the coding sequence ATGTCTGAGATTTCATCTCAAGTTAACCAAAAATTTAATGACCGTACGGTTTATTTTACTTCACTAGGATGTTCAAAGAACCTCGTAGATGCACAGGTTATGCTCGGGCATATGGGACTTAATGGTTTTAATGTTGTGACTGAGCCTCAAGATTCTGAGGTTATAGTTGTTAATACTTGCTCATTTATTGAAGCTGCTAAGCAAGAATCTATTGAGATGATTCTTGATCTTGCAGACTATAAAGACGAAGAAGTAGGTAATTGTAAGGCCCTTGTTGTTTCTGGATGTATGGCCCAGAGATATTCTGATGAGCTAGAAAAAAGTTTACCTGAAGTTGATATGTTTATCGGAACAGGTGAGTACAATAAAATCGTTCCTCTATTAACTGCACTTGAAAATAATAAGCTAGAGAAGAAATCATTTGTTGAAGTTCCAAGATTTATTCACACGGAATTTGATCCAAGACTTAACACTTCTCCATTCTATACAGCATGGTTAAAGATCTCTGAGGGTTGTAATAGAAATTGTACTTTTTGTATTATTCCAACTCTTCGTGGACGCCTTAGATCACGTACTGTTGAATCTCTTGTTGAGGAAGCGAAGAAGCTTTCAGAAACGGGTGTTAGAGAGCTAAACCTTATTTCACAGGATCTATCTGATTATGGAGTAGACCTGAGTGATGAAAATAACTTATTTGAACTCCTGTCTGGTCTTGAGACTGTTGATGGGGTTGATTGGGTACGTCTGTTTTACTTCTACCCAGATGAACTTACTGATGAAGTTATTGAAAAAATGGCGACTTCTTCAAAAGTTTGTAAGTATCTTGATATGCCTGTTCAGCACTTTTCTGACTACGTTCTAAAGCGTATGAATAGAAAGATTACTGGTGAAAAAATTATGGAGCGTATTACTAAGCTTCGCGAAAGAATCCCTGGTATTGTTCTTAGAACTTCAATTATCGTTGGATTCCCTGGTGAGTCTGAAGAGGATTTTGAAAAGCTTCTTGAAGGTATCAAACAAGCTCGCTTCAACCATCTCGGTATCTTTAGATACTCAGATGAAGAGGGAACACCTGCTTACCGTCTAAAAGATAAAAACTCACAAGAAGTTATCGACGAGCGCTTTGATCGTCTTTATGAAGTTCAAAAAGAAATTGCTAGAGAGCTTAATCAAGAGTTCTTGGGGCAGACTGTGGAAGTTCTCGTTGAGGGAACACACGAAGATACTGACCTTCTAATCGTTGGTCGCCACTTTGGCCAAGCTCCTGATATCGACGGTAAGGTAATTATCAATGACTTAAATGAGAGAGATTTAAAAATCGGTGATCTCGTTAAAATTGAGATCACCGACGTATTAGACTTTGATTTAGTTGGTCGTGTTATCTAG
- a CDS encoding transglycosylase SLT domain-containing protein, giving the protein MRFTLLTTFILALSCTNLSRPPKTKPQDGALTNLLSKISKNNSVSCDEYRKFLNTEFPLRPWLHANYHKNCTKSIQELSQEYKNTDAYPYWAREELIDAIISKTYYTDVYASAVLNKVDYLNTKGEVERLLLDAMKKFENGSPLQERIYEKLIDISPRYMKEPQRENYLDVAKSFERDRQFVKARSFYKKIIQDKDTLKEDRVEAWFRLAHSYKRERKNDSFRDNIRSLVLYLQKNRESQELKEKHAEYTIRLARIYWTEDNLQRAVRVLRNLLLFKEVPTEYVVTTYYTIGGIFEDLRKYDRSIKFYKKAYAAVEDKHEHLESIIWNLAWTNYKAGNYEEMIQWFDRFEEKNRDEPNYRFLYWKFVGLKKLNRFDEAQKLLLRIQKEDQFGYYGQIAHMNHTKLKHIDYREKFDISIDELAWAVYLGNTDLAKKIIDSNDKVSFSDLYAAKYYNIMIFKFFREDSKTQERILNEDPQFAFPLAFKKEFLENNRSKTVTTPLLMSIARQESAFNQYARSPADAFGLLQLIPEQGKRLSRRYKIPYEGYEDLYNPNINITFSSLLLNELMKRRDNNFIDFVASYNAGGTPIRRWRSRIILPDLEFIEEIPYKETRKYVKLVARNYLIYSRLLSNGPLTLKENFFRGGFIDMTH; this is encoded by the coding sequence ATGAGATTTACCTTACTAACTACATTTATTTTGGCCCTGTCTTGTACAAACTTATCAAGACCTCCTAAAACCAAGCCACAAGATGGTGCTTTAACTAACTTACTTTCTAAAATTAGTAAAAATAACTCTGTCAGTTGTGATGAATATCGAAAGTTCTTGAATACAGAATTTCCGTTGCGCCCTTGGCTCCACGCCAATTATCATAAAAATTGTACTAAGAGCATTCAGGAGTTAAGCCAAGAGTATAAAAATACTGATGCCTATCCCTACTGGGCCAGAGAAGAGCTAATTGATGCGATCATTTCTAAAACTTATTACACTGATGTTTATGCCAGTGCAGTTTTAAATAAGGTCGACTACCTTAACACAAAAGGTGAAGTTGAAAGGCTTTTACTTGATGCCATGAAAAAGTTTGAAAATGGTAGTCCTTTACAAGAGCGCATCTATGAAAAGCTTATTGATATTTCGCCTCGTTATATGAAAGAGCCACAACGTGAGAACTATTTAGATGTTGCAAAAAGTTTTGAGCGAGATCGTCAATTTGTTAAGGCCCGTTCCTTTTACAAAAAAATTATTCAAGATAAAGACACTCTTAAAGAAGATAGGGTTGAGGCATGGTTTAGACTTGCTCACTCATATAAGAGAGAAAGAAAGAACGATAGCTTTAGAGATAATATCAGAAGCCTTGTACTCTACTTACAAAAGAATCGTGAAAGTCAAGAGCTTAAAGAAAAGCACGCCGAGTACACAATTCGCCTTGCTCGTATTTACTGGACGGAGGACAACCTCCAAAGAGCAGTACGTGTTTTAAGAAATCTTCTACTATTTAAAGAAGTTCCTACAGAGTATGTGGTCACAACTTACTATACGATAGGTGGAATTTTTGAAGATCTAAGAAAATATGATCGTTCTATTAAGTTTTATAAAAAGGCCTATGCAGCAGTTGAAGATAAGCATGAACATCTAGAAAGTATTATATGGAATCTTGCTTGGACAAATTATAAGGCCGGCAATTACGAAGAAATGATTCAGTGGTTTGATCGCTTTGAAGAAAAGAATAGAGATGAACCGAATTACCGTTTTCTCTATTGGAAATTTGTTGGTCTTAAAAAACTGAATCGCTTTGATGAAGCACAAAAGCTACTTCTGAGAATTCAAAAAGAAGATCAATTTGGATACTATGGACAAATTGCTCATATGAATCATACAAAACTCAAGCATATCGATTATCGTGAGAAATTTGATATCTCAATTGATGAACTAGCTTGGGCCGTATACCTTGGAAATACTGATCTAGCGAAAAAAATTATTGATAGTAATGACAAAGTAAGCTTTAGTGATCTTTATGCTGCAAAATACTATAATATTATGATTTTTAAATTCTTTAGAGAAGACTCAAAGACACAAGAGAGGATCTTAAATGAAGATCCACAATTTGCCTTTCCTTTGGCGTTTAAAAAAGAATTCTTAGAAAATAATCGCTCTAAAACTGTAACCACTCCACTATTAATGAGTATTGCACGCCAAGAGTCAGCATTTAACCAATATGCACGCTCCCCTGCTGATGCATTTGGGCTTCTTCAATTAATTCCAGAACAGGGAAAAAGACTCTCTCGTCGCTACAAAATTCCATATGAAGGATATGAGGACTTATATAATCCAAATATCAACATTACATTCTCAAGTCTTCTATTAAATGAATTAATGAAAAGAAGAGATAATAATTTCATTGATTTTGTCGCAAGCTATAATGCAGGGGGAACGCCAATACGTCGTTGGCGAAGTCGTATAATCCTTCCAGACTTAGAGTTTATCGAAGAGATTCCATATAAAGAAACGAGAAAATATGTAAAGTTAGTCGCTAGAAACTACCTCATTTACTCTCGCCTTCTAAGTAATGGGCCATTAACGTTGAAAGAAAATTTCTTCCGTGGCGGTTTTATTGATATGACACATTAG